One part of the Acetoanaerobium sticklandii genome encodes these proteins:
- a CDS encoding ferritin family protein, whose product MKNATEILKYAMNMEKKAQEFYNFYKDKVSSKKIKEIFEGLASMEEEHYSILERQLESLEKNNSFTEINLKEADGENIIQNKTKDLEHVDFEYDLSDLPILRMAYAMENDFAIFYEKALEQTEDEQAKYLLSTLAKWEREHRDSFEEEVKNAMQSTWFSQSFYPF is encoded by the coding sequence ATGAAAAATGCAACAGAAATTCTAAAATATGCAATGAATATGGAAAAAAAGGCTCAGGAATTTTATAACTTCTACAAAGACAAGGTTTCTAGCAAAAAAATCAAGGAGATTTTTGAAGGGCTAGCATCAATGGAAGAAGAGCATTACAGCATTTTAGAAAGGCAATTAGAATCACTTGAGAAAAATAACAGTTTTACTGAAATCAATTTAAAAGAAGCAGATGGTGAAAATATAATTCAAAATAAAACTAAAGATTTAGAGCACGTTGATTTTGAATATGATTTATCTGACTTACCAATACTTAGAATGGCTTATGCTATGGAAAATGATTTTGCTATTTTCTACGAAAAAGCATTGGAGCAAACTGAAGATGAACAGGCAAAATATTTACTCAGTACTCTTGCCAAATGGGAAAGAGAGCACAGAGATTCATTTGAAGAGGAAGTTAAAAATGCTATGCAATCTACTTGGTTTTCACAAAGCTTCTATCCATTTTAA
- a CDS encoding response regulator produces MNTVKIMIVDDHALMREGLTKILEMEDNFEVVFKAADGYEALDYIEQNPVDIVLLDINMPNMNGIETLKKMKQLDFETKIIMLTVYDTREYLIETLNLGANGYMLKDAETDSLVKAIEAVYNGGSYIHPNLAGELFKEINRQRVSRNIKSGVDSLTRREYEVLLLIAEGMSNKDISDHLVISEKTVKNHVSSILRKLDLQDRTQAAIFAIKQKLTNS; encoded by the coding sequence ATGAACACAGTAAAAATTATGATAGTTGATGATCATGCCCTAATGAGAGAGGGTTTGACAAAAATTCTTGAGATGGAAGACAACTTCGAAGTAGTTTTTAAAGCGGCAGACGGATATGAAGCTTTGGATTATATAGAGCAAAATCCAGTAGATATCGTACTATTAGATATTAATATGCCAAACATGAACGGTATAGAAACGCTTAAGAAAATGAAGCAATTGGACTTTGAAACTAAGATAATCATGCTTACGGTATATGATACTAGAGAGTATTTAATTGAAACTTTGAACCTCGGAGCAAATGGATATATGCTTAAGGATGCGGAAACTGATTCGCTTGTAAAAGCTATTGAAGCCGTTTATAACGGAGGTAGCTATATCCATCCAAATCTTGCAGGGGAGCTATTCAAAGAAATCAACAGACAAAGAGTCAGCAGAAATATAAAATCAGGAGTAGATTCTCTTACTAGAAGAGAGTATGAAGTTCTTCTTCTGATAGCTGAAGGTATGAGTAATAAAGATATTTCTGATCACTTGGTAATAAGTGAAAAGACAGTTAAAAATCATGTGTCAAGTATTCTTAGAAAGCTAGATCTTCAAGATAGAACTCAAGCAGCGATTTTTGCAATCAAACAAAAACTTACAAACTCCTAG
- a CDS encoding sensor histidine kinase, whose translation MNESGFSPKSLDKVINDVILSIQSGQEEIFNISENVLKECELILQEIEKFKLKVLVVIKEAEKLTKEEKESRQKLFLVSKNIGEYSESDIRKAYNEAKDKQVQLLLKREEEQNLIRERNQLEIRLKKNYEIVEQAESLMSKMKSVMDFLVSDLMDLGKTISNLEDKTQIGMKIIKAQEEERRRIARDVHDGPAQNIASLVIKTEIVEKLLKRGNIHIEDELKDIKSQLRAVLKEIRGIMYDLRPISLDEVGLIPTIERMAADMSYEKNIAIEVKNISDYPIINSLNKLIVYRIVQESLNNIIKHSGAKNVIIRMDIRKNSINGSVSDDGKGFNTESFTEAKDKSFGLSSMKERAEIAHGSITIKSVVGKGTKVMFSIPNEEEPNEHSKNYDS comes from the coding sequence ATGAATGAGTCGGGGTTTTCTCCTAAGAGTCTGGACAAAGTAATAAATGATGTAATTTTATCTATTCAAAGTGGACAGGAAGAGATATTCAATATTTCTGAAAACGTTTTAAAGGAATGCGAACTAATCCTGCAAGAAATTGAAAAATTTAAACTAAAGGTTCTAGTTGTAATAAAAGAAGCGGAGAAACTCACTAAGGAAGAAAAGGAAAGTAGGCAAAAACTTTTTTTAGTGAGCAAAAACATAGGAGAATACTCTGAAAGTGATATTAGAAAAGCCTATAATGAAGCTAAAGATAAGCAGGTTCAGCTTCTTTTAAAAAGGGAAGAGGAACAAAATCTAATTAGAGAACGGAATCAGCTAGAAATCAGGCTTAAAAAAAATTATGAAATAGTGGAACAAGCTGAAAGTCTAATGTCTAAAATGAAATCGGTAATGGATTTTTTGGTATCAGATTTAATGGATTTAGGAAAAACAATAAGCAATTTAGAGGATAAAACTCAAATTGGAATGAAGATTATCAAGGCTCAAGAAGAAGAACGAAGGAGAATTGCAAGAGATGTTCACGATGGTCCTGCTCAAAATATTGCGTCTTTAGTTATCAAAACAGAGATAGTTGAAAAACTTTTAAAAAGAGGCAATATACATATAGAGGATGAACTTAAAGATATAAAGTCTCAGCTTAGAGCAGTTTTAAAGGAAATAAGAGGAATAATGTATGATTTGAGACCAATATCGCTAGATGAGGTTGGACTTATTCCTACGATTGAGCGTATGGCTGCTGATATGAGCTATGAAAAGAATATTGCAATTGAAGTAAAAAATATTTCGGATTATCCTATTATAAATTCATTGAATAAGTTAATAGTATATCGAATAGTTCAAGAGTCTCTAAATAATATAATAAAGCATTCTGGAGCTAAAAATGTTATTATTCGGATGGATATAAGAAAAAACTCTATAAATGGAAGTGTTTCTGACGATGGAAAAGGCTTTAATACTGAAAGCTTTACTGAAGCTAAAGATAAGTCTTTTGGACTTTCTTCTATGAAAGAAAGAGCAGAAATAGCGCATGGTTCAATAACAATAAAATCTGTAGTAGGAAAAGGTACTAAAGTTATGTTTAGTATACCTAATGAGGAGGAGCCAAATGAACACAGTAAAAATTATGATAGTTGA
- a CDS encoding chemotaxis protein CheW gives MAERKYVVFKLDEEEYGIDIMRVKEVTELVEVTKVPNTPHFVEGIINLRGEITPIINLKKRFSKPEETANIAHRVLVLNLEDKLVGFMVDDASQVITMDDNQIQETPAIITGDDKKYIEGIGKLEERMVIILDLLQVLDETEKKELLDM, from the coding sequence ATGGCTGAAAGAAAATATGTAGTTTTTAAGCTTGACGAAGAGGAATATGGCATTGATATTATGAGAGTGAAAGAAGTAACTGAATTGGTTGAGGTGACAAAGGTTCCCAATACTCCTCACTTTGTAGAAGGAATAATAAATCTTAGAGGAGAAATTACTCCTATCATAAACCTTAAAAAAAGATTTTCAAAACCTGAGGAAACTGCTAATATAGCTCATAGAGTTTTGGTTCTTAATCTTGAGGATAAGCTTGTTGGTTTTATGGTGGACGATGCTTCTCAAGTTATAACAATGGATGATAATCAGATTCAGGAAACTCCAGCTATTATTACTGGAGATGATAAAAAATATATTGAAGGTATAGGAAAACTAGAAGAAAGAATGGTTATAATATTAGACTTATTACAAGTTCTAGACGAAACTGAGAAAAAAGAACTACTCGACATGTAA
- a CDS encoding DUF896 domain-containing protein, producing MSEEELVKRINFLSKKSKQEGLNDIEKQEQKNLRQEYVNRFKNNLRQQLDSIKIQKN from the coding sequence ATGTCGGAAGAAGAATTGGTAAAAAGAATAAACTTTCTTTCAAAGAAATCTAAGCAAGAAGGTTTGAATGACATAGAAAAGCAAGAGCAGAAAAATTTAAGGCAAGAATACGTAAATAGATTTAAGAATAATCTAAGACAACAGCTAGATAGTATTAAAATCCAAAAAAATTAA
- a CDS encoding PLP-dependent aminotransferase family protein: MEKFRIDFKKENGPKYIQLYKHIKNLIENSKIEASEKLPPLREMSAFLNINISTSVKAYDLLEKEKYIYKKEGSGSYIYPQASASKEVIKAVRFDLANPQANMFPVDKFKEAVAIAIEKEGETLFDYHEGLGYELLRISLCDYMKSLSIESEPDRIQIISGAQQGINIIVNSILNYGDVVFIEEPSYPGAIDVFKEHGVKVVGIPVLDDGIDIGILKMKLEKIKPSILYTMPNYQNPTGVCYSEKKKKEILNLARQFDFMIIEDDYMSDFDFNNTKIKPLRAYDEENRVIYIKSFSKILMPGLRIGFMEMPIHVRNVISRIKYSMDISTSSFTQLSLYYYMTFFGWRNHLDIIKKVYESRFKIAKKYIDSNFSDILTFRKASGGVNFFAALPKDYSSIDLKIFLESKGVKVLEGPLFYYNIKAENEFRISIAHMQENDIEINLNTLKNGIIEFLSDEKNKMKYKIPN; the protein is encoded by the coding sequence ATGGAAAAATTTAGAATTGATTTTAAGAAGGAAAATGGACCAAAGTATATCCAGCTTTATAAGCATATTAAAAATCTGATAGAGAATAGTAAGATAGAAGCTTCTGAGAAGCTTCCACCTCTAAGAGAAATGAGTGCTTTTTTAAACATTAATATATCTACATCTGTAAAAGCTTATGATTTGCTTGAAAAAGAGAAATATATATATAAAAAAGAAGGCAGCGGATCTTATATTTATCCTCAAGCTTCCGCCTCAAAGGAAGTAATAAAAGCTGTTAGATTTGATCTTGCAAATCCTCAAGCTAATATGTTTCCAGTCGATAAATTTAAAGAGGCTGTGGCTATTGCTATTGAAAAAGAGGGAGAGACTTTATTTGATTATCACGAAGGCTTAGGATATGAGCTACTTAGGATTAGTCTTTGTGATTATATGAAGAGTTTATCTATAGAAAGCGAGCCGGATAGGATACAGATTATATCTGGAGCCCAGCAAGGAATAAATATAATTGTAAATTCTATACTTAATTATGGGGATGTTGTGTTTATTGAAGAACCCAGTTATCCAGGAGCAATTGATGTATTCAAAGAGCATGGAGTAAAGGTCGTAGGGATTCCTGTACTTGACGATGGGATTGATATAGGCATTCTAAAAATGAAACTGGAAAAAATTAAACCTTCGATATTATACACTATGCCCAATTATCAAAACCCTACAGGTGTATGTTATAGTGAAAAAAAGAAAAAAGAGATACTAAATCTTGCTAGACAGTTTGACTTTATGATAATAGAAGATGATTATATGAGTGATTTTGATTTTAATAATACTAAAATAAAACCGCTTAGAGCTTATGACGAAGAAAACAGGGTAATATATATTAAGAGTTTTTCAAAAATTTTAATGCCCGGGCTTAGGATAGGTTTTATGGAAATGCCTATTCACGTTAGAAATGTAATAAGTAGAATAAAATATTCTATGGATATATCTACATCAAGTTTTACTCAGCTTTCATTATATTATTACATGACTTTTTTCGGTTGGAGAAATCATTTGGATATCATAAAAAAGGTTTATGAATCTAGATTTAAAATTGCGAAGAAGTATATTGATAGCAATTTTTCTGATATATTAACTTTTAGAAAGGCTTCAGGGGGTGTGAATTTCTTTGCGGCACTTCCAAAGGACTACAGCTCAATTGACTTAAAAATTTTCTTGGAGTCAAAAGGAGTTAAGGTTCTTGAGGGACCATTATTTTATTATAATATTAAAGCTGAAAATGAATTTCGAATAAGTATTGCACATATGCAAGAAAATGACATAGAAATCAATTTAAATACGCTTAAAAATGGTATAATAGAGTTCTTAAGTGATGAAAAAAATAAAATGAAGTATAAAATTCCAAATTAA